The region AGGAACACATTTGGAATCATTGCAGGAATCTTCTTCATTTTATTACTTATTAAGATTATAAAATATTCAAATAAGGTTAGGGAAGAATTAGATAACCCTGTAATTGCTAGCGTTTTTCCTGCCTTTTCCATGGGTATTATGCTTATTGCCACCTACATTAAACCATTAGTACCGTCATTAGGTTTTATTGTATGGATTATAGGATTGATTTTACACATTATATTGATCCTTTATTTTTCCAAAAAGTTTCTGCTTAACTTCAATATTAAAAAAATATTTCCAAGTTGGTACATCGTCTATGTTGGAATCGTAGTAGGAGCTGTAACTGCACCAGCATTCGATATGGCACATATAGGGAGAATGGTATTCTGGTTTGGTTTTATATCCTATTTAATATTACTACCAATTATTTTTTATAGAGTCCTTAAAGTAAAGGAAATTCCAGAGCCAGCATCACCTACGATAGTAATTTTGGCAGCACCTGCTAGCCTTTGTTTAGCAGGATATATGAACTCATTCCAAGATAAGAATATATCCCTAGTTTGGTTGTTATTATTTTTATCTCAAATTACTTTATTATATGTATTAACTCAACTTCCTAGATTATTAAAACTCCCCTTTTATCCAAGTTATTCCGCCTTTACATTCCCACTGGTTATCAGCGGAATATCAATAAAATTGACCAATGGCTTTTTAATAAATACCGGAAGGGAAATAGCTATTCTAAAATACTTAGTAAAATTTGAAGAAATTTTAGCAGTAGTCATGGTTCTCTATGTACTCTTGAGATATATTGGATTCTTATTTTCTACAACTGAAAAGGCTAAATAAGAAAAGGAATGTAGCTAGTTTTTAGCTACATTCCTTTATCTATTTAAGATGGATAGCTTTTCAACTCTATTAAAGGCTTCCTCCATTTCTGAAACACCAATAGTTAATGCCAACCTGATAAATCCTTCTCCGCACT is a window of Tepidimicrobium xylanilyticum DNA encoding:
- a CDS encoding TDT family transporter, with the translated sequence MEGILKKLPLPAVALFLALAATGNLVASYGDTYRNTFGIIAGIFFILLLIKIIKYSNKVREELDNPVIASVFPAFSMGIMLIATYIKPLVPSLGFIVWIIGLILHIILILYFSKKFLLNFNIKKIFPSWYIVYVGIVVGAVTAPAFDMAHIGRMVFWFGFISYLILLPIIFYRVLKVKEIPEPASPTIVILAAPASLCLAGYMNSFQDKNISLVWLLLFLSQITLLYVLTQLPRLLKLPFYPSYSAFTFPLVISGISIKLTNGFLINTGREIAILKYLVKFEEILAVVMVLYVLLRYIGFLFSTTEKAK